One Chroococcidiopsis sp. TS-821 genomic window carries:
- a CDS encoding quinone-dependent dihydroorotate dehydrogenase has translation MARLNLNSKYEWDLYKLVIRPVLFTGLKTDPEWLYQRTISALSFLENSPQHPVTKSTQSVLQKSLCLTDTRLEQKLWGIHFPNPVGLAAGFDKDGVAASVWENFGFGFAEVGTVTFHAQPGNPRPRLFRLPQDRAALNRMGFNNSGAAMMAKRLQKASHLIPLGVNLGKSKITPLEAAASDYLESFRLLKDLGDYFVVNVSSPNTPGLRSLQNTAELSSILDALQQENQASKPICVKIAPDLDWEEIAAIVEIAQSYQLAGMIATNTTISRDRITTKILPQTGKPITEEAGGISGLPVRDRATEIIRFIYQQTQGQLPIIGVGGIFTAQDAWEKMIAGASLVQVYTGWIYEGPWMVRRILQGLLLKLEEHKLDSIVDAVGLHSTKNL, from the coding sequence GTGGCAAGATTAAACTTGAATTCAAAATACGAGTGGGATCTCTACAAACTGGTCATTCGACCTGTACTATTTACTGGATTAAAGACTGATCCAGAATGGTTGTATCAAAGAACGATTAGCGCGCTTAGCTTCTTAGAAAATTCACCACAGCACCCAGTGACAAAGTCAACGCAAAGTGTATTACAAAAATCACTGTGTTTAACCGATACGCGGTTGGAACAAAAACTATGGGGAATTCATTTTCCCAATCCTGTTGGTTTAGCCGCTGGATTTGATAAAGATGGTGTGGCGGCTAGCGTGTGGGAAAACTTTGGGTTTGGCTTTGCGGAAGTTGGTACAGTGACATTTCACGCGCAACCAGGAAACCCCCGCCCGCGCTTATTTCGTTTACCACAAGATCGCGCGGCTTTAAATCGCATGGGATTTAACAATTCTGGTGCGGCGATGATGGCAAAACGATTACAAAAGGCTTCTCATTTGATACCGCTAGGAGTCAATTTAGGAAAATCAAAAATTACTCCGCTAGAAGCCGCAGCCTCAGACTATTTAGAAAGTTTTCGATTACTCAAAGATTTGGGAGATTATTTTGTTGTCAATGTATCTTCCCCCAATACACCAGGGTTGCGATCGCTGCAAAATACTGCCGAATTAAGTTCAATTCTGGATGCGTTACAACAAGAAAATCAAGCTTCTAAGCCAATTTGCGTCAAAATTGCTCCCGATCTTGACTGGGAAGAAATTGCGGCGATCGTAGAAATTGCTCAAAGCTATCAACTTGCGGGGATGATTGCGACAAATACAACCATCAGTCGCGATCGCATCACTACAAAAATATTGCCACAAACGGGAAAACCGATTACCGAAGAAGCTGGCGGAATCAGTGGTTTACCCGTACGCGATCGCGCTACTGAAATTATCCGGTTTATTTACCAACAAACACAAGGACAGCTTCCGATTATTGGCGTTGGCGGAATCTTTACGGCGCAAGATGCTTGGGAGAAAATGATTGCAGGTGCGAGTCTCGTGCAAGTTTACACTGGTTGGATTTATGAAGGACCGTGGATGGTACGCCGGATCTTGCAAGGTTTGCTGCTCAAACTCGAAGAACACAAACTCGATTCAATTGTCGATGCGGTAGGATTACACTCAACCAAAAACTTATGA
- the pyrF gene encoding orotidine-5'-phosphate decarboxylase, whose amino-acid sequence MSPDRIIVPLDVASEAEAIALLEKLPEVTFWKVGLELFVNSGPGILKILKNQQKRIFLDLKFHDIPNTMAGACRAVGRYGVDLLTIHATAGKDAIAAAHQAVQQGAASAGVTPPKVLAITLLTSISARQLAFDLKVPLELPEYALQMALLAQAAGLDGAVCSPQEVAQLRQICGDNFLLVCPGVRPLWAEGGDQKRSLTPAQALKAGADYLVVGRPITASEDPKTAWMRICEELAAS is encoded by the coding sequence ATGTCCCCAGACCGCATTATTGTGCCTTTAGATGTCGCCAGCGAAGCCGAAGCGATCGCTTTACTGGAAAAACTACCAGAAGTCACTTTCTGGAAAGTTGGTTTAGAACTTTTTGTCAATAGTGGTCCAGGTATCTTAAAAATCCTGAAAAACCAGCAAAAGCGAATTTTTTTGGATCTGAAGTTTCACGACATTCCCAACACAATGGCGGGTGCGTGTCGGGCGGTGGGGCGTTATGGAGTTGATTTGCTCACCATTCACGCCACAGCCGGGAAAGATGCGATCGCCGCCGCGCATCAGGCGGTACAACAAGGGGCTGCATCAGCTGGCGTAACACCCCCGAAAGTGCTAGCGATTACACTGTTAACGAGTATTTCGGCGCGACAGCTGGCGTTTGATTTAAAAGTTCCGTTAGAGTTACCTGAATACGCGCTACAAATGGCGCTATTAGCCCAAGCAGCAGGTTTAGATGGCGCGGTTTGTTCGCCGCAAGAAGTCGCGCAGTTACGTCAAATTTGCGGTGACAATTTTTTACTCGTTTGTCCTGGGGTACGACCTCTTTGGGCAGAAGGGGGAGATCAAAAGCGATCGCTTACTCCCGCACAAGCCCTCAAAGCTGGAGCCGACTATCTTGTGGTTGGGCGTCCCATTACAGCATCTGAAGACCCAAAAACAGCTTGGATGCGCATTTGTGAAGAGTTAGCAGCCTCATGA
- the ureE gene encoding urease accessory protein UreE: MIALTQRQPSNSDTVVNFTLALTAEERTRSRYRIETQDEIVFLRLPRGTVLRDGDLLQTEDASVIVRVVAKPEPVLVVTATPMLLLKAAYHLGNRHVPVEVAQDYLQLSPDPVLRTMLEQLGTQVREAVLPFQPEIGAYRHHH, from the coding sequence ATGATTGCACTTACGCAACGTCAGCCATCTAATTCTGATACTGTAGTAAATTTTACGTTAGCACTCACTGCGGAAGAACGAACTCGGAGTCGCTATCGCATTGAAACTCAAGACGAAATTGTATTTTTACGTTTACCAAGAGGTACAGTACTGCGCGATGGTGACTTACTGCAAACTGAAGATGCAAGTGTTATTGTACGGGTAGTGGCTAAACCAGAACCTGTACTTGTGGTAACGGCAACTCCAATGTTACTCCTGAAAGCTGCATATCATTTAGGAAATCGTCACGTACCTGTAGAAGTTGCCCAAGATTATTTGCAGTTGTCACCCGATCCAGTTTTACGCACCATGCTAGAACAACTCGGAACGCAAGTACGCGAAGCCGTGTTACCATTTCAACCAGAAATTGGCGCGTACAGACATCATCATTAG
- a CDS encoding uracil-DNA glycosylase family protein: MTSSEEQLSLFPDPNTASETSAAAQPELIPTDAKIPIPPGTYSTMTEIAQHCNACHRCGLGKTRTHAVVGRGNLQAPIMLVGEAPGQNEDETGLPFVGKAGQLLDKILASVKLDTDEHVYICNIIKCRPPNNRVPTTDEISACKPYLLEQIRLVDPKIILFTGATALKGLTGEKRGISKIRGNWIEWEGRLCMPIFHPAYLLRNPSRERGSPKWLMWQDIQAVRAKLDEMQ; encoded by the coding sequence ATGACTAGCAGCGAAGAGCAACTTAGTCTTTTTCCAGATCCTAACACTGCTTCAGAAACATCGGCAGCAGCGCAGCCTGAATTAATTCCAACCGACGCTAAAATTCCGATTCCCCCCGGTACGTATTCTACAATGACGGAAATTGCGCAGCATTGCAATGCATGTCATCGCTGCGGGCTTGGCAAAACTCGCACGCACGCCGTAGTTGGACGCGGAAATTTGCAAGCACCGATTATGCTCGTTGGTGAAGCACCAGGGCAAAATGAAGATGAAACCGGATTACCCTTTGTTGGTAAAGCAGGGCAACTTCTTGATAAAATTCTAGCCTCTGTAAAACTCGATACAGACGAACACGTTTATATTTGTAACATCATTAAATGCCGTCCGCCTAACAACCGCGTTCCCACCACTGACGAAATCAGCGCGTGTAAACCTTACCTTCTAGAACAAATTCGTTTGGTTGACCCAAAAATCATTCTATTTACTGGTGCAACGGCTCTTAAAGGCTTGACAGGAGAAAAACGCGGAATTAGTAAAATTCGCGGAAACTGGATTGAGTGGGAAGGACGCTTATGCATGCCAATTTTTCATCCAGCCTATTTATTGCGCAACCCTTCTCGCGAACGCGGTAGTCCCAAATGGTTGATGTGGCAAGATATCCAAGCAGTACGTGCCAAGTTAGATGAGATGCAATAG
- a CDS encoding phosphoribosyltransferase, whose product MSDFPLFRDRIDAGEQLAQAIAFALTQPPLSTLDAQPIVYALPRGGIPVGLPVAQLLHCPLSILVAKKISHPKNPELAIGAVTADGNVLWAEETPFFIPHSRQGKAALAEATAKAQAQLAQLAPACPEVNAEGAIAIIVDDGIATGMTMAVAAQALKAQNPAAILLCAPVAPHGLIPWLERWGDRVIVLETPRFFMSVSRFYADFPQVETEEALAYLQQHKEAEEQRSRGE is encoded by the coding sequence ATGTCAGATTTTCCTCTCTTTCGCGATCGCATTGATGCTGGCGAACAGCTAGCACAAGCCATTGCTTTTGCTTTAACTCAGCCACCACTATCAACACTTGATGCTCAACCAATTGTCTACGCACTACCACGCGGCGGTATACCTGTAGGTCTGCCAGTTGCACAATTATTACATTGTCCTTTAAGTATTTTAGTTGCTAAAAAAATTAGCCATCCTAAAAATCCCGAATTGGCAATTGGTGCTGTTACTGCTGATGGTAACGTGCTGTGGGCTGAGGAAACGCCATTTTTCATTCCTCATTCGCGTCAAGGAAAAGCCGCGCTAGCAGAAGCTACGGCAAAAGCACAAGCACAACTTGCCCAACTTGCGCCTGCGTGTCCCGAAGTTAATGCAGAAGGTGCGATCGCGATTATCGTTGATGATGGTATTGCTACCGGAATGACAATGGCTGTTGCTGCTCAAGCTTTGAAAGCCCAAAATCCCGCCGCCATACTGTTATGCGCGCCAGTTGCACCACACGGTTTGATTCCTTGGCTAGAACGGTGGGGCGATCGCGTGATTGTGTTGGAAACACCGCGATTTTTTATGAGTGTTAGTCGCTTCTATGCTGATTTTCCGCAAGTGGAAACGGAAGAAGCTTTGGCTTATTTACAACAACATAAAGAAGCAGAGGAGCAGAGGAGCAGAGGAGAATAG
- a CDS encoding urease accessory protein UreF, translated as MTIEPILYLLQLASPALPVGAYSYSEGIEALVDEGTISDAQSLQHWLEQELRYGAIRLEAAVMVRAYSAVQNKDTEALSYWNHWLSAARETEELRLSSWQMGRSLAKLLLQLQPQVLPIVDAVEPCNYAIAFGMAAASWHIEPLSSVVLGYLHSWTTNLVTAGVKLIPLGQTAGQQIILNLFPDLMNAATEIISLSDDDLSSCTWGLSLASMAHETQYTRLFRS; from the coding sequence ATGACAATTGAACCGATACTGTATCTTTTGCAACTTGCTAGCCCAGCATTACCTGTGGGTGCATATAGTTATTCCGAGGGAATCGAAGCACTGGTAGATGAGGGTACGATTAGCGATGCACAAAGCTTACAGCATTGGTTAGAACAAGAACTGCGTTATGGCGCGATTCGGCTAGAAGCCGCTGTGATGGTGCGGGCGTATTCTGCGGTACAAAACAAAGATACAGAAGCTTTAAGCTATTGGAATCATTGGCTATCGGCGGCGCGAGAAACCGAGGAATTACGTTTATCAAGTTGGCAGATGGGGCGATCGCTTGCTAAACTCCTCTTACAATTACAACCGCAGGTATTGCCAATCGTTGATGCGGTAGAACCTTGTAATTATGCGATCGCGTTTGGCATGGCGGCGGCTTCTTGGCACATAGAACCGCTATCGTCAGTTGTTTTGGGATATTTACACAGTTGGACGACGAACCTTGTCACCGCTGGAGTGAAATTGATTCCCCTAGGACAAACGGCAGGACAACAAATAATATTAAATTTATTTCCCGATCTGATGAATGCTGCGACAGAGATTATCAGCTTAAGTGATGATGACTTGTCTAGCTGCACTTGGGGATTGTCGCTAGCGAGTATGGCACACGAAACTCAGTATACAAGATTATTTCGTAGTTAG
- a CDS encoding class I SAM-dependent methyltransferase, translating into MSINHQSQNQILQVTLPRVLEPEVMDSWEEAVEYDAMDFTEVNTAFAESVIELGPRCAAKVLDVGTGTARIPLLIAAKCPQWQIWGIDLAQNMLQLGWQHVQNADLEQQIFLETADAKKMPYSDGQFQMVISNSLVHHLPDPLPFFHEVARVLQPQGALFIRDLIRPADVETMDALVASIGAEYDEQQKKLFRDSLHAALTLDEVRDLIKQANLRNVKVYQSSDRHWTAARAWQD; encoded by the coding sequence ATGTCAATCAACCATCAATCGCAAAATCAAATTCTTCAAGTGACACTGCCACGAGTTTTAGAACCAGAAGTGATGGATAGCTGGGAAGAGGCGGTAGAGTACGATGCAATGGACTTTACAGAAGTTAATACTGCCTTTGCCGAAAGCGTGATTGAGTTAGGACCTCGTTGTGCAGCGAAAGTTCTGGATGTTGGTACAGGTACAGCAAGAATTCCCTTATTAATTGCCGCAAAGTGTCCGCAATGGCAGATATGGGGTATTGATTTAGCTCAAAATATGTTACAGCTTGGCTGGCAGCACGTTCAAAACGCTGACCTAGAACAACAGATTTTTCTCGAAACTGCTGATGCTAAAAAAATGCCTTATTCTGACGGACAATTTCAGATGGTGATTTCTAACAGCTTAGTACACCACTTGCCAGATCCTCTACCCTTTTTTCATGAAGTAGCACGCGTACTACAACCACAAGGCGCTTTATTTATTCGTGACTTGATTCGTCCTGCAGATGTCGAGACAATGGATGCTTTAGTTGCAAGTATTGGTGCAGAATACGACGAACAACAAAAGAAATTATTTCGCGACTCGCTTCATGCTGCGCTGACTTTGGATGAGGTTCGCGATTTGATAAAGCAAGCCAATTTACGCAATGTAAAGGTTTATCAATCTTCGGATCGACATTGGACAGCAGCAAGAGCGTGGCAAGATTAA